ATGTTgaggtgatttgatgatattCACACACATTGGGTGTATCTGTGTGTGCTGAGGCAAGTGTATATCTGTGCATTTGTCCCAGTTCTTTGGTTGCTTCAGCCATTCAAATAGTGTGCTCCCATCAAACGAGGTCCCATAAAAAGCTGACCATATCCAATAGATTTACAAAATGTGTCTTTATCATCGTATTAGCCTGACGTAAAACTATTCGTTTTCAGCAAGTTTTTTTTCCTGTACCTTCTACAAGCTCTAGAGATTTATGTCTGCCATTGAAGATCATAATGCGGTCTGCTTGAACACATAAGAGACATACTGATGATGGAATTTATTAGAATGTAACCACTTTTATGTTCTTCATAGATTAGTTAGAGTGGCATGGTATGGTGGAGAAAATCATACCTGGCCTACTTCTCTTCTAGCCAGTGCATAAAAACATTTTAACTAACAAGCTGACTATCTGTAAGAAGGCAAATAAATTGTTCATATAATCAATGTATACAGTATAAATGGTCCTATAGCTTAAAGATGTTTTTATATCAAGGTGAGATATAGTTTTTCTTGGGCAGAGAGCTTTTAACAAGTAGTAAATTACACCATTGGTCcctagagatagagacagacagaggaggggaaggaggagagcagaggaagaTTGAAGTGAATGAGCAAAAAAAAAATAAGTGTGTCAAATTTAGGAGGGAGTGGAATTGGATGCAGTCAGTGATTCATAaaaatgtacactgagtataccaaacattaggtgttcctaatattgagttgctggCCCCATGTTGACAACAATGCCTTCCAGAGTTGTGCCAAGCTGGCTGGATtacctttgagtggtggaccattcttgatacacacaggaaactgttgagcgtgaaaaactcagcagcgttgcagttcttgacaaaaaaCTGGTGCATCTGGCACTGACTACCATACCTCATTGAAATGCACTTAGATTTTGTCTCGTGCCCATTCATCCtttaaatggcacacatacacaatctatgtagtaattgtctcaaggcttaaaaatccttctttaacatgtcttctcccgttcatctacactgattgaagtggatgcaacaagtgatatcaataacggatcatactgtagctttcacctggattcacctggtcagtttatgtcatgaaaagagcaggtgttcttaatgtttatatactcagtgtatattttcaTTAATAAGAATCCATACAAATGTAAGTTACCTAGAATGAATACAGTGAAATTGTTTAATGTCATGCAATACAGCACGCTGTACATCTGCCTTTCCAGCTGTCAGTGTTAGGTGTCTTTTTTTCTAAAACAAAATGATTGAATGTGTTAGTGTGACTCATGCGCCATATGTTTTATTGGCGCTCTTGACAGGATGAAAGGAGACACCCCAGTGAACAGCACCATGAGTGTCGGCCAAGCCAGGAAGCTGGTGGAGCAATTGAAGATTGAAGCCAGTTTCTGCAGGATCAAGGTAAGCCTTGCCAGAGGCATCATGTCTATTGAAACGTTGCACGCGCCTTGGTAAGTCTCCACTAAATATCCACACCCTCATGTCCAGTCTTGATTCCTACTACTTGCCATCCTCAGGTATCAAAGGCAGCTGCAGACCTGATGGCA
The Salvelinus fontinalis isolate EN_2023a chromosome 10, ASM2944872v1, whole genome shotgun sequence DNA segment above includes these coding regions:
- the LOC129863956 gene encoding guanine nucleotide-binding protein G(I)/G(S)/G(O) subunit gamma-3, whose product is MKGDTPVNSTMSVGQARKLVEQLKIEASFCRIKVSKAAADLMAYCDAHAIEDPLITPVPTSENPFREKKFFCALL